The DNA segment AAAGGGAAGAAATGTGTCTAATAGTGAACGTGCGAAATTGCCGGTCATGAAAATTGACTGACCTTCTTTTGAACACATGATGCACGTTATTTACTTTTGAATAAGTTTTACTTGCCTTATACACACCAGGGTGACAGGCTTCACGGTTGGCCTAATTTAATAACTCGTCTTGCTCGTTTTGCTTCATCCCTTGTGCACAACTGACCGGTCTTAGCTCGAGAGCCAGCCGCTCAGTACACTGACGAGGCGCTGTAAAGATTGGCGCTTTGCGTTTCTCCTTCGGCATTGCCACAGTGTCTCTTTAGTGCACTTGGTTGAAAACAATGTGTATCTCATGTGACAGCATGTGTTAAAGCTTAGCGCATAGGAAATGTGCTCTCGGACGATCGCTTTTGGCCGTATGACTTTCAGTGGGAGCGTATGGGTACCAGGTGGCCGTCGAAACGCGCCAGCGACGCGCTGGCGAACAGCGCCGCGAACGGCAGAAGTCAGAGCACAGGtatgtgaagcagacgacgggacgaCTGCACTCACAGTATAATATGGTATAAGGATAAGACTTGAAATTACGTTATAGGAACCGTTCTCTTTAAAACCAACGGCAAAATGTTGTTGATGGCTGCTGTGCTCTCCAATGATTATCACTGAAGAATTTTCAATCTTCTTTCTCTGTTTCAGATTCTTCTGGCTAAGGCGCCCACACTGAGAAGGCGCCCATGGTGCTTTGCCGGCTCGGACTTGGGAAGGCACGGAAGCCCGGCCTGgttaaaaaataaaatgttgtaAGCGGCGAGCGATGGAGCCACCAAGAACATCTGCTACTCCATCTTTGATTTGGCCCCACAGAGAAAGAGTGGTTACAGATAGCGAACCATCAACATGTTCTTTATCACTTTGAAGTGCAAGCACGGCGGCTAACCTCTTCAGTACGACGGGGCTTGCATCCGGTTTCCCGAAGGTGTACCGGCCGAGCACCTCTGGCTTCACAGCCTTCACTCGTTCTACGGCTGGCCTGAAAGGCAATGGGGCAAGAAGCGGCCTTTGGAACGGCACTGCCGCCACCATGCCATATGAGTTCGCAGAAATATCCGGTTCTGACAACGAGACGATGCTGGCGGGAGCGGCGATAGTCACAGCGGATGAAGACGTGTTCGGTCCTATCTACGCCAGTACACTGCGAATCGCCCTTATAACCACCATGCTTGTTCTGTCGCTCTTCGGCAATACGATTGTGTGCTACCGTCTCCTGACGTCGCGGCGCCACAGGGTGTTCAAGGCTCAGGTACTGTTCCTGAACCTGGCACTGGCCGACCTTCTCGTCACTCTGGTTACCATGAACTCTCAGCTGCTGTGGGAAATCATGGGACGCGTCTGGGCCGCCGGGGACGGCCCCTGCCGTGTATTCAAGGTGATGCAGACGTTTGCGCTTGTCTCGTCCACGTACATGCTCGTGGGTATCGCGGTGGACCGTCACTACGCCATCTGCAAGCCGCTTGTGCCGGCTCCCAGACCTCGCTCCGTGGCCGCCATCTGCTGGCTGCTCTCACTCGTTCCGTCCCTGCCGAACCTGTTCGTGTTCCGCGTCGTCGTGGTGCGAGACAAATGCTACTGTGCCTCAGTCTTCTACATCTATCAGGATTCCGCCAAAATGGCCCGGCAAATCTACATGGCGTGCGTGTTCACACTCGTCTTTGTCCTTCCGCTGTGTGCGCTGGTAGGGCTCTACACTAGCATCCTACTGAGGATGCGGAAGATGGGCGCCGCCAACACCAGAACGCCGGGAGGCGTTCGCATAGGGCTTGCGACGACGTTGACGTCGAGGACAACGCCAACGACGACAGCTGTCAGCGAGAACTCAAACCAAAGCACGCTGCCTAGAGCGCGTCTGCGGACTCTGAAGATGGCGGTGGTGATTTTTATGGCGTTCCTGCTGACTAACTTGCCTTACATGGTGCAAGAGATGATTTTAGCCTTCGCTCGAGACGTTTCGCTGGGACCTCACGTGGTGGCCGTGTTTGGCGTCATCTCTGCCTCCAACAGCGCCGTTAACCCATACGTGTATCTGGCCTTCAACGGCGGCGCAGCAGGCACCAGTTGCGATGCTCGCGTGCGCGGCTTGTGGCGTAGGCTTACGTGTTCTTCGGGCTCCAAACGCACGACGACCATGCTTCGCACTTCGTTCTCAACGTTGCCCACTCGCCGCCGTAAACGGCCAATAACGGCGCAAGGGCCACTTTCTGAGCAGAAGTGCAGAAGTAACGGACAGCTCGGTGCGCCGGAGGAAAAGATGTGAGGCGCGAACGCAGATCGCAGGTGGAGTCGTTGTGCTGTCGAGTTGGTAATTTTCAACAACGCATGGCATAGTCACTTCAGGGTAGAGCGCCTTTTACCCCGTGCTAATATGTTGAGAGAGGAACTGGGCTCGTttggtacgtttttttttttcagtaactgTGATGCAGTGTTTTGTGACTAGTGTCTTGAGGGACGTCTATCATTCTCGTAAGTAGGGACTGAGTGTGCTCGTGCTAGAACTACACCGAATTGGGTGGTCACGGTGAAAGTGGTGGTTAAATGGTGCGCACGACACGCGTCATGGATGATACTTTCCTGCAATATGCGTATCGGATGGTTGTGGACTGAGTGAGTGCTGCCGGGTCTGTTTATCATAATAAGAAATACTACACACTTTTGCCAACAAGGTACAACTTGATGAAGAGACCAGTGTTTTAAAATTAAGTGGGATGAAAAAGCGATAGATCTCTCTTGTCAGGCAAGCGCGTTCTTGCTCATAGAAGCTTTTCGACGCATGCTTTAAGTACTCTTTATTACAGGCTGCCAAGTGTGCAGTATCCGTGCTGGGCATTGGCAATTAAATGAACTACTCTCGTATCCAAGCGAGCTCTGGCAAAGGAGTGCAGAATTCATGTCGCATGTCGCTATGTGTCGGTACAAAAACTGAGACGTTGCTTGACATCCTTTCGAAGGGAAGACCTTCTATAAAGGCCTGATTGCAAATCCGAGCTATG comes from the Dermacentor variabilis isolate Ectoservices chromosome 2, ASM5094787v1, whole genome shotgun sequence genome and includes:
- the LOC142570353 gene encoding gonadotropin-releasing hormone receptor-like; translation: MPYEFAEISGSDNETMLAGAAIVTADEDVFGPIYASTLRIALITTMLVLSLFGNTIVCYRLLTSRRHRVFKAQVLFLNLALADLLVTLVTMNSQLLWEIMGRVWAAGDGPCRVFKVMQTFALVSSTYMLVGIAVDRHYAICKPLVPAPRPRSVAAICWLLSLVPSLPNLFVFRVVVVRDKCYCASVFYIYQDSAKMARQIYMACVFTLVFVLPLCALVGLYTSILLRMRKMGAANTRTPGGVRIGLATTLTSRTTPTTTAVSENSNQSTLPRARLRTLKMAVVIFMAFLLTNLPYMVQEMILAFARDVSLGPHVVAVFGVISASNSAVNPYVYLAFNGGAAGTSCDARVRGLWRRLTCSSGSKRTTTMLRTSFSTLPTRRRKRPITAQGPLSEQKCRSNGQLGAPEEKM